A region from the Panicum hallii strain FIL2 chromosome 1, PHallii_v3.1, whole genome shotgun sequence genome encodes:
- the LOC112892907 gene encoding titin-like isoform X4, giving the protein MATEDEAREAADGMEVQVEAVDLGSAHFHAHPEVKLSTIMGIKNVGEIINSTEGTLKIPEDQVLVEAPSEVALPPEHNLNGKASSLNGHVDIEEKISNAQPHENNHEEAELDGTSAHQSNGISKEEMTDGLSHIESTTEDRSLLKHEKDEEPRYEQQDSGVTVADDLVQEDTLKTDSSIEQTDDDQHDQNQEPEKTNEDTQPSSIANNADIEEAEASTGLQTLVEPHLDDSGSVPGTIDEKMETEEPANADGVIHPDHKESFPEDTSIAGPTEEVVKVDQQSQQADVMDADAVQEEMLKCEETHVQEEVPKSDAHEPTTNTQEMLNKESAEEIGDPMNEKNEETDPTKKENEETVHQSNMEAPKETKPELETTTRVPPANVQVQNHEPSEEIEDAEPVDTEAEMQQSSVAFEDAIPEDQCNLGVAMDNSTVPEDTVKAVEQTDDGQQDQDLEPEKATEDTQPASMENTPGVEVAAEAPSGVQTPVEPNLDNSDAVPDSIDGITETDGPTKADGVLHPDHKESFPEDAPIAEPTEEVVKVEDQQSQQADAMDADVVQEEVPRSEHAEEPATDAHEVLNEEFTEETDGPLNEKTEETAHQSNMAAPEEITPENDTTAGEPPVNIQVQNQESVEEIEDAEAEMQQSSVAFEDAIPEDQCNLGVAMDNSTVPEDTVKAVEQTDDGQQDQDLEPEKATEVAAEAPSGVQTPVEPNLDNSDAVPDSIDGITETDEPAKADGVLHPDHKESFPEDAPIAEPTEEVVKVEDQQSQQADAMDADVVQEEVPRSEHAEEPATDAHEVLNEEFTEETDGPLNEKTEETAHQSNMAAPEEITPENDTTAGEPPVNIQVQNQESVEEIEDAEAEMQQSSVAFEDAIPEDQCNLGVAMDNSTVPEDTVKAVEQTDDGQQDQDLEPEKATEVAAEAPSGVQTPVEPNLDNSDAVPDSIDGITETDEPAKADGVLHPDHKESFPEDAPIAEPTEEVVKVEEKQSQQADAMDADVVKEQVPKSEHADEPATDAHEVLNEESTEETDGSLNEKTEETAYQSNMAAPEEITPENDTTAGEPPVNIQVQNQESVEEIEDAEAVDTEAEMQQSSVAFEEAIPEDQCNLGTTMDGNTVQEGMLEDIKQTENDQQDQDLGPEKATENTQPSSIPDVEVVAEARSGVQTPAGINLDNSDAIPDTTDGNTETNESAKAEGATATSELKVTETEEEPKDSEATEAQEITEHGHVTPSKELSAEDVLIADEPHNDDIQSTLGQDLVEVKETVFTSEEATVKDSVTVEEPTCDSQEVDNAESTQETKGNTAKNIAEVSDVVIVDEAQTEDIAETHMREVEPEETKDTEPVEPEEASDQRNAVLFNDLTQEDTPESEMQQTGSATETTETEAAPQESSDCVSEEPSPEEHKIESETDCDTQEVSITESLEISGDKDIITEGISGQSSMISAGELAQENDVPESEPTADIQPVQEPEPEDIKNTERVEVKETSHEMKTTISQTPAEEDNPETIDLHESERGLSNTEATEAETPDQSDASQSEEQAPEEIASEPQVLEPETVEEMSDTEAIEPPNVSQDNLISTSGESVPEEIATEDNTTTKPDVDHQQLQDQESTDIKETEADKPEGIASSCTLSTSEQSTSEDNATTIEPRFDTQEENSEPAEVTEGTENVKNSTALAEAAAPEEHVEKDATADTSPVQEPELEETKDAEPAGTEDIMTPRDLPAENKNMETMGTEAVPHESHVESVKELTEDDAEPVLELESDEDTKCTDTMEYPGEPNGSTSDEPTPTEENTTVTEPDFDTQQVQNMTSQEIKNGEDAKTDEFSDLSSFPTPEGADQESNLPRTESPTDVQQVQELGSTEETRDIGSVGIEDHQQVSTFEPVDGEPNVDDQQLHAGVKEKEAMETEEVVWQNNFASHVDATEEGSERRSDPDSYVQPAQQVELSRDSEISQLVKAEETSGQVNAVTIEEIPTEDSVVSEIEPPVDIKQEHEQEPVEEIKGIDANEAKEEFITSQVDALEKPASEGNIASIEPTSNIEQENELEATKEIDGIEAINDGEQAENATLEYPSPTDNETTPEGHPAELNEETIGNETDNVMLVPGLKDEIQTSLELKDGACDLGETVLTTQGSENVTDEDAVQSSGDDILDTSNNIDQFKEEQKDGCEHNSSKMSGAQNEENIIHVQDRDISVELLTKRGTDEEASQALFESDTTEDGEKISDLNRQPDDVALQLQTCEADALSIGRQDEVAQKVDLDQEQNEDEHIQSQKEELQADEQKHDDKAGDFTTEPLVEPEGIKNGNTDRTENTDACEAEETEAIITEILKHEEAPHVYEESTPSSMDMKVDCIKGTEEDADAKHDNKDEEENAEKDDIVAKNSTDKQDETTAEITNEELGPGLASSAQEASDLAPSNDDILENDPAAVTQNFESGEHREDKECTGKVNDDVHTSRAAEKEIADEIHDNKEIRNEDNAIHHDESQTKPEEDVAPKPEDNAKIDDTTTTLGGEIIDGNASIKPREIEEIGENKGLESTSNPFVESSIQNNVEHDLHHKARGGDGGPSDESLKTFNDTGRDLDVSSVITASKEESMNENMEDHKLVLPAHTAQDENTPEQVLWLENAEREMPSSEKLLPTEPEDKQIPNESNEEELQDENQIPNEKNEEDMQDTEVGDAQKDVEQDLPVSHFLMNLILGKKNADADENSESEAERKEGETTEGDKCVVISKQEENMGSLSTENKVDDDLTFEQEKHDVKCSEETQEMVKGQIDNLKLDTEISTQTDDEFNKNTRDLEIPAYQGTTQDKISGELLSEEAASVSTKMETRDIEIFNLELDDKGVDTVCQENTEVSEKIENESLNSNINDLTNIEASEKDTLGEGQTGLLHDSLPEDKSANAVAEQTPLLTESGMIDAKDFSCDAEAVQNLACEKEDETTESSTMEATSTSHIQLECEEVEKKEEEQHASIDTDKVSEEAVETSNDSPQKSTRSEVTPDEQAPQITEPVTDTEKILAHEKEIYEGSTCMDEKENSNFSIKGVENFQTAFEIQADSPNMQINQDKKDEIADNETAMGPEKLGESEFQEHQETGTEQKSPKASDEGDQQFLVEKETMNKEQMVPGTVESHEQTVSVKSNEEQELVVSKVQECDFNVVSPREASEAEENFVDVTKTEFNTDEDQSPKADAEEKAYNEKIKNIEGTKNFTDEAEVKTEAPRATQKAHKKLSLLSGVGSKVKAVKQQLAKVKKAIVRKPGNTKPDSPKS; this is encoded by the exons GAAGTCCAAGTGGAAGCTGTGGATTTAGGATCAGCCCATTTTCATGCACACCCAGAAGTCAAGCTTTCGACAATCATGGGGATCAAGAACGTGGGAGAAATCATCAATTCCACTGAAGGaacgttgaagattccagaggaTCAAGTTTTAGTAGAAGCACCCTCTGAAGTCGCACTTCCTCCAGAACATAACCTAAATGGCAAAGCATCTTCTCTGAATGGTCATGTGGACATAGAAGAGAAGATTTCAAATGCGCAGCCGCATGAAAACAATCATGAAGAAGCAGAACTAGATGGGACAAGTGCCCATCAGAGCAATGGAATCAGTAAAGAAGAGATGACTGATGGTTTAAGCCATATAGAAAGCACAACAGAAGATAGAAGCCTTCTGAAGCATGAGAAAGATGAAGAACCTAGGTATGAGCAGCAAGATTCAGGTGTTACAGTGGCTGATGACTTGGTGCAGGAAGACACATTGAAAACTGACAGTTCTATTGAGCAAACAGATGATGATCAACATGATCAGAATCAGGAACCAGAAAAGACAAACGAGGACACACAACCATCAAGCATTGCAAACAATGCTGATATTGAGGAAGCTGAGGCATCTACTGGTCTCCAAACTCTTGTGGAGCCACATCTGGATGATTCTGGTTCTGTTCCAGGAACTATTGATGAAAAGATGGAAACAGAGGAACCAGCTAATGCAGACGGTGTTATTCATCCTGACCACAAAGAGAGCTTTCCAGAAGATACATCTATTGCAGGACCCACAGAAGAGGTGGTCAAAGTAGATCAACAGAGTCAGCAAGCTGATGTGATGGATGCAGATGCAGTCCAGGAAGAGATGCTTAAATGTGAGGAAACCCATGTGCAGGAAGAGGTGCCTAAATCAGATGCTCATGAGCCAACGACCAATACTCAAGAAATGCTGAATAAAGAGTCTGCTGAAGAAATTGGTGACCCAATGAATGAAAAAAATGAAGAAACTGACCCAACGAAGAAAGAAAATGAAGAAACTGTGCACCAGAGCAACATGGAAGCTCCAAAGGAGACAAAGCCAGAGCTTGAAACTACAACGAGGGTGCCACCAGCGAATGTTCAAGTGCAGAACCATGAACCATCAGAAGAAATAGAAGATGCTGAACCAGTTGATACTGAAGCAGAGATGCAACAAAGCAGTGTTGCTTTTGAGGATGCAATTCCAGAAGATCAATGTAATTTAGGTGTTGCAATGGACAACAGCACAGTGCCAGAGGACACAGTGAAAGCTGTTGAGCAAACAGATGATGGTCAGCAAGACCAGGATCTAGAACCAGAAAAGGCAACCGAGGATACACAACCTGCAAGCATGGAAAACACTCCTGGTGTTGAGGTTGCAGCTGAAGCACCTTCTGGAGTCCAAACTCCAGTGGAGCCCAATCTGGACAACTCTGATGCTGTTCCAGACTCTATAGATGGAATCACAGAAACTGATGGACCAACTAAAGCAGATGGTGTCCTTCATCCTGACCACAAAGAGAGCTTTCCAGAAGATGCACCTATTGCAGAACCTACAGAAGAGGTGGTCAAAGTAGAAGATCAACAGAGCCAGCAAGCTGACGCAATGGATGCAGATGTGGTGCAGGAAGAGGTGCCTAGATCTGAACACGCTGAGGAGCCAGCAACTGATGCTCATGAAGTGCTGAATGAAGAATTTACTGAAGAAACTGATGGCCCGCTGAATGAAAAGACTGAAGAAACAGCACACCAAAGCAATATGGCAGCTCCTGAGGAGATAACACCAGAAAATGACACAACAGCAGGGGAGCCACCTGTAAATATTCAAGTGCAGAACCAGGAATCAGTAGAAGAAATAGAAGATGCTGAAGCAGAGATGCAACAAAGCAGTGTTGCTTTTGAGGATGCAATTCCAGAAGATCAATGTAATTTAGGTGTTGCAATGGACAACAGCACAGTGCCAGAGGACACAGTGAAAGCTGTTGAGCAAACAGATGATGGTCAGCAAGACCAGGATCTAGAACCAGAAAAGGCAACCGAGGTTGCAGCTGAAGCACCTTCTGGAGTCCAAACTCCAGTGGAGCCCAATCTGGACAACTCTGATGCTGTTCCAGACTCTATAGATGGAATCACAGAAACTGATGAACCAGCTAAAGCAGATGGTGTCCTTCATCCTGACCACAAAGAGAGCTTTCCAGAAGATGCACCTATTGCAGAACCTACAGAAGAGGTGGTCAAAGTAGAAGATCAACAGAGCCAGCAAGCTGACGCAATGGATGCAGATGTGGTGCAGGAAGAGGTGCCTAGATCTGAACACGCTGAGGAGCCAGCAACTGATGCTCATGAAGTGCTGAATGAAGAATTTACTGAAGAAACTGATGGCCCGCTGAATGAAAAGACTGAAGAAACAGCACACCAAAGCAATATGGCAGCTCCTGAGGAGATAACACCAGAAAATGACACAACAGCAGGGGAGCCACCTGTAAATATTCAAGTGCAGAACCAGGAATCAGTAGAAGAAATAGAAGATGCTGAAGCAGAGATGCAACAAAGCAGTGTTGCTTTTGAGGATGCAATTCCAGAAGATCAATGTAATTTAGGTGTTGCAATGGACAACAGCACAGTGCCAGAGGACACAGTGAAAGCTGTTGAGCAAACAGATGATGGTCAGCAAGACCAGGATCTAGAACCAGAAAAGGCAACCGAGGTTGCAGCTGAAGCACCTTCTGGAGTCCAAACTCCAGTGGAGCCCAATCTGGACAACTCTGATGCTGTTCCAGATTCTATAGATGGAATCACAGAAACTGATGAACCAGCTAAAGCAGATGGTGTCCTTCATCCTGACCACAAAGAGAGCTTTCCAGAAGATGCACCTATTGCAGAACCTACAGAAGAGGTGGTCAAAGTAGAAGAAAAACAGAGCCAGCAAGCTGATGCAATGGATGCAGATGTGGTGAAGGAACAGGTGCCTAAATCTGAACACGCTGATGAGCCAGCAACTGATGCTCATGAAGTGCTGAATGAAGAATCTACTGAAGAAACTGATGGCTCGCTGAATGAAAAGACTGAAGAAACAGCATATCAAAGCAACATGGCAGCTCCTGAGGAGATAACACCAGAAAATGACACAACAGCAGGGGAGCCACCTGTAAATATTCAAGTGCAGAACCAGGAATCAGTAGAAGAAATAGAAGATGCTGAAGCAGTTGATACTGAAGCAGAAATGCAACAAAGCAGTGTTGCTTTTGAGGAGGCAATTCCAGAAGATCAATGTAATTTAGGCACTACGATGGATGGTAACACAGTGCAGGAAGGCATGCTGGAAGATATTAAGCAAACAGAAAATGATCAGCAAGACCAGGATCTAGGACCAGAAAAAGCGACCGAGAACACACAACCCTCAAGCATTCCTGATGTTGAGGTTGTAGCTGAAGCACGTTCTGGAGTCCAAACTCCTGCAGGGATCAATCTGGACAACTCTGATGCCATTCCAGATACTACAGATGGAAACACAGAAACCAATGAATCAGCTAAAGCAGAAGGTGCTACGGCAACAAGTGAACTAAAAGTGACTGAAACAGAAGAAGAACCGAAGGACAGTGAAGCCACTGAAGCTCAAGAAATTACGGAACACGGCCATGTTACTCCTTCTAAGGAACTTTCAGCAGAAGATGTTTTGATAGCAGATGAGCCACATAATGATGATATCCAGTCTACCCTTGGACAAGATTTGGTTGAAGTTAAGGAAACTGTTTTTACTTCAGAGGAGGCAACTGTGAAAGATAGTGTAACAGTAGAAGAGCCAACATGTGATAGTCAAGAAGTAGATAATGCAGAATCAACACAAGAAACTAAGGGAAACACAGCTAAGAATATTGCTGAAGTCTCTGATGTGGTGATTGTTGATGAGGCACAGACTGAGGATATTGCTGAAACACATATGCGGGAGGTAGAACCAGAAGAAACAAAGGACACAGAACCTGTTGAACCAGAGGAAGCTTCTGATCAGAGGAATGCTGTTTTATTCAATgatttaactcaagaagatacACCGGAAAGTGAGATGCAGCAGACGGGGTCAGCAACAGAAACCACTGAAACTGAAGCAGCTCCCCAGGAAAGCAGTGACTGTGTTTCAGAGGAGCCTTCTCCAGAAGAACATAAGATAGAAAGTGAAACAGATTGCGACACTCAGGAAGTAAGCATCACAGAATCTTTAGAAATAAGTGGTGACAAAGACATCATAACTGAAGGAATCTCTGGCCAAAGCAGCATGATTTCTGCTGGGGAGTTGGCTCAAGAAAACGATGTCCCTGAAAGCGAGCCAACTGCTGATATTCAGCCTGTGCAAGAACCGGAACCAGAAGACATAAAGAATACCGAACGTGTGGAAGTGAAGGAAACATCCCATGAAATGAAAACTACTATCTCTCAGACGCCAGCTGAAGAAGATAATCCAGAAACAATCGATCTGCATGAATCAGAAAGAGGACTGAGCAACACTGAAGCCACAGAAGCAGAAACCCCCGACCAAAGCGACGCTTCTCAATCAGAGGAGCAAGCACCAGAAGAAATAGCAAGTGAGCCACAAGTACTGGAACCAGAAACAGTCGAAGAAATGAGTGACACTGAAGCCATTGAGCCTCCAAATGTTTCCCAGGATAACCTAATCTCTACCTCCGGGGAGTCTGTCCCAGAAGAAATTGcaacagaagataacacaaccACTAAACCAGATGTTGATCATCAACAACTCCAGGATCAAGAATCAACCGATATCAAGGAAACTGAAGCTGATAAACCTGAAGGAATTGCCTCATCTTGCACTCTTTCTACTTCTGAGCAGTCCACTTCAGAAGACAATGCAACAACAATAGAACCAAGGTTTGACACTCAAGAAGAGAATTCAGAGCCAGCAGAAGTCACTGAGGGCACTGAAAATGTGAAAAACAGCACTGCTCTTGCTGAGGCAGCAGCTCCAGAAGAACATGTAGAAAAAGATGCAACTGCCGATACGTCACCAGTGCAGGAGCCAGAGCTAGAAGAGACCAAGGATGCTGAACCGGCTGGAACAGAGGATATTATGACACCAAGGGACTTGCCTGCAGAAAACAAGAACATGGAAACCATGGGGACTGAAGCAGTCCCTCATGAGAGTCATGTTGAAAGTGTAAAGGAACTcactgaagatgatgctgagccTGTTCTGGAGCTAGAATCAGATGAAGACACGAAGTGCACTGACACAATGGAATATCCAGGAGAGCCCAATGGTTCTACTTCTGATGAGCCTACTCCAACAGAAGAAAATACAACAGTAACAGAGCCAGATTTTGACACACAGCAAGTGCAGAATATGACATCTCAAGAAATCAAGAACGGTGAAGATGCCAAAACAGATGAATTCTCAGATCTCAGTAGCTTTCCTACTCCTGAAGGGGCAGATCAAGAAAGTAATTTACCAAGGACTGAATCACCTACAGATGTCCAACAAGTGCAAGAACTGGGTTCAACAGAAGAAACCAGAGATATTGGATCTGTGGGAATTGAAGATCACCAACAAGTTTCTACCTTTGAGCCAGTAGATGGTGAGCCCAATGTTGATGATCAGCAGCTGCACGCAGGAGTCAAAGAAAAAGAAGCAATGGAAACTGAAGAAGTTGTCTGGCAAAATAATTTTGCCAGTCATGTTGATGCAACTGAAGAAGGGAGTGAGCGGAGAAGTGACCCAGATTCTTATGTCCAACCAGCACAGCAGGTGGAATTATCCAGAGACAGTGAGATCAGTCAGCTTGTAAAGGCAGAAGAAACCTCTGGTCAAGTCAATGCTGTCACCATTGAAGAAATACCTACAGAAGACAGTGTTGTGAGTGAAATTGAACCACCTGTTGATATTAAACAAGAGCATGAACAAGAACCGGTGGAAGAAATCAAGGGCATTGATGCCAATGAAGCTAAAgaagaatttattacaagccaaGTTGATGCATTAGAAAAACCAGCTTCAGAAGGTAATATAGCATCAATAGAGCCAACTTCCAATATTGAGCAAGAGAATGAATTGGAAGCAACAAAAGAAATTGACGGCATTGAAGCTATCAATGATGGAGAGCAAGCAGAGAATGCTACTTTGGAGTACCCATCTCCAACAGATAATGAAACAACACCGGAAGGGCATCCTGCAGAGTTGAATGAAGAAACTATTGGGAATGAAACTGATAATGTAATGTTGGTTCCTGGACTCAAAGATGAAATACAAACGTCATTGGAACTAAAG GATGGTGCATGTGACTTGGGTGAAACTGTTTTAACAACTCAGGGAAGTGAGAATGTGACTGATGAAGATGCTGTTCAAAGTTCTGGTGATGATATACTAGACACTTCAAACAATATTGATCAATTCAAAGAAGAGCAAAAGGATGGATGTGAACATAATTCAAGCAAAATGTCAGGTGCGCAGAATGAAGAGAACATAATTCATGTTCAAGATAGAGACATCAGTGTGGAACTTCTCACAAAAAGAGGCACTGATGAAGAAGCGTCACAAGCTTTATTTGAAAGTGATACCACAGAAGATGGTGAGAAAATTAGTGATCTTAACAGGCAACCTGATGATGTAGCACTTCAACTGCAAACATGTGAGGCAGATGCTTTATCCATTGGGAGACAAGATGAGGTTGCGCAAAAGGTTGACTTGGATCAAGAACAGAACGAAGATGAGCACATTCAAAGTCAGAAGGAAGAACTCCAGGCAGATGAACAGAAACATGATGACAAGGCGGGTGATTTCACCACAGAACCACTTGTGGAGCCCGAGGGTATAAAAAATGGCAACACAGACAGAACAGAAAACACTGATGCATGTGAG GCTGAAGAAACAGAGGCAATCATTACTGAAATTCTCAAGCATGAAGAAGCCCCACATGTATACGAGGAATCCACCCCAAGCAGTATGGATATGAAGGTTGACTGCATTAAGGGAACAGAAGAAGATGCTGATGCTAAACATGATAACAAAGATGAGGAGGAGAATGCAGAGAAGGATGATATAGTAGCGAAAAATTCTACTGACAAACAGGATGAAACAACTGCTGAAATTACAAATGAAGAG CTTGGACCTGGTTTGGCATCCTCTGCTCAAGAAGCATCTGACCTGGCTCCTTCAAACGATGATATACTAGAGAAT GACCCTGCAGCTGTTACTCAGAATTTTGAATCAGGAGAGCATAGAGAGGATAAAGAATGCACAGGCAAGGTTAATGATGATGTCCACACTAGTCGAGCAGCAGAAAAAGAGATTGCAGATGAAATACATGACAATAAAGAAATTCGAAATGAAGACAATGCTATCCATCATGACGAGTCACAGACAAAacctgaagaggatgtggcgcCAAAACCTGAAGACAACGCTAAAATTGATGATACAACAACAACTCTAGGCGGAGAAATAATCGATGGTAATGCAAGTATAAAGCCCAGAGAAATTGAAGAGATAGGAGAAAACAAGGGACTTGAATCCACTTCCAATCCTTTTGTAGAATCATCCATACAGAACAATGTTGAGCATGACTTGCATCACAAG GCTAGAGGAGGTGATGGTGGACCATCTGATGAAAGTCTCAAAACCTTTAATGACACTGGAAGGGATCTTGATGTTTCATCTGTAATTACAGCATCAAAGGAAGAAAGCATGAATGAGAACATGGAAGACCATAAGCTTGTTCTTCCTGCACATACTGCACAGGATGAAAACACCCCTGAACAGGTGCTCTGGTTAGAGAACGCAGAAAGAGAGATGCCTTCATCAGAGAAGCTCCTTCCCACTGAACCAGAAGACAAGCAAATTCCCAATGAAAGCAATGAAGAGGAGTTACAGGATGAGAATCAAATTCCCAATGAAAAGAATGAAGAGGACATGCAAGACACAGAAGTTGGAGATGCTCAGAAAGATGTTGAACAAGATTTACCTGTTTCTCATTTTCTGATGAATCTAATATTGGGAAAAAAGAATGCTGATGCAGATGAAAATTCAGAATCTGAGGCtgaaaggaaggaaggagaaacCACAGAAGGTGACAAGTGCGTGGTCATTTCTAAACAAGAAGAAAACATGGGGTCACTTTCCACAGAAAATAAGGTGGATGATGATCTCACCTTTGAACAAGAAAAACATGATGTCAAATGCTCCGAAGAAACACAGGAAATGGTCAAAGGACAGATTGACAATCTTAAGCTGGACACTGAAATATCAACACAGACTGATGACGAGTTCAATAAGAACACTCGTGATTTGGAGATACCAGCATACCAAGGTACTACCCAAGACAAAATTTCTGGTGAACTGTTATCAGAAGAAGCAGCTAGCGTTTCTACAAAAATGGAAACTAGAGATATTGAGATTTTTAACCTTGAGCTCGATGACAAAGGAGTTGATACTGTCTGTCAGGAAAACACAGAGGTGTCAGAAAAAATTGAAAATGAAAGCTTGAATAGCAACATAAATGATTTAACAAATATAGAGGCTTCTGAAAAGGATACTCTAGGGGAAGGACAAACAGGACTCTTGCATGACTCTTTACCTGAAGATAAAAGTGCTAATGCAGTGGCCGAGCAAACACCCTTGTTGACAGAATCAGGTATGATTGATGCAAAAGATTTTTCATGTGATGCTGAGGCTGTCCAGAACCTTGCCTGTGAAAAAGAAGATGAGACCACTGAATCTTCCACCATGGAGGCCACAAGTACTTCTCATATTCAACTGGAGTGTGAAGAAGTAGAGAAGAAAGAAGAGGAGCAGCATGCAAGCATAGACACAGACAAAGTTTCTGAAGAAGCTGTAGAAACTTCAAATGACAGTCCTCAGAAAAGCACAAGGTCTGAAGTAACACCTGATGAGCAGGCACCTCAAATAACGGAACCAGTTACCGACACTGAGAAGATTTTGGCTCATGAAAAGGAAATTTATGAAGGCTCAACATGCATGGATGAGAAAGAAAACTCTAACTTCTCAATTAAAGGAGTAGAAAACTTTCAAACAGCATTTGAAATTCAGGCTGACAGTCCAAACATGCAGATCAACCAAGATAAGAAAGATGAAATTGCTGACAACGAAACTGCAATGGGGCCAGAAAAACTAGGGGAATCTGAATTTCAGGAGCACCAGGAAACTGGTACTGAGCAAAAGTCTCCTAAAGCAAGTGATGAAGGAGACCAGCAATTTTTGGTCGAAAAAGAGACCATGAACAAAGAACAGATGGTGCCCGGAACAGTTGAAAGCCATGAGCAAACAGTGAGCGTAAAATCCAATGAAGAGCAAGAACTGGTTGTCTCAAAGGTCCAGGAATGTGATTTCAATGTGGTTTCACCCAGAGAAGCTTCTGAGGCTGAAGAAAACTTTGTGGACGTAACCAAGACAGAATTCAACACAGATGAAGACCAAAGTCCAAAGGCTGATGCAGAAGAGAAGGCTTATAACGAGAAGATAAAGAACATAGAGGGAACTAAGAATTTCACTGATGAAGCAGAAGTGAAAACTGAAGCACCAAGAGCAACACAGAAGGCACATAAAAAACTCAGCCTATTGTCTGGCGTTGGTTCAAAGGTAAAGGCCGTAAAGCAGCAACTAGCAAAGGTGAAGAAAGCCATTGTACGTAAGCCTGGGAACACAAAACCAGACTCACCAAAGTCATAG